The Synechocystis sp. PCC 6714 genome includes the window AACGCTGTTCAAACTTAACCAAAACCGGCAAATTAGCGCTGATGGGTCTCCCCTGCCATTCGGTCAATACGGCGGCCACTTCCCCTTCCATTCCCTGCAAATCAAAAGCTGTTTTTTTATATTCTGGATGGTGGTAAACCACAACGGAGGAGGTGACTCGAACACGATCGCCGACATTCATAGGGACTTTCTCTAGGGTTGGCTTTGATAATTAACAGGGTCTAAGGGCACAGGAGCCAGAAAACAGCACTGTGATGATAGAGTTTCCATTTTTGCATAGGTTAGCCCCCGCTAAGCAAGCATCACCCAGGGAGGGAATGGGGAACAGAGTGGATTAG containing:
- a CDS encoding ferredoxin-thioredoxin reductase variable chain, translating into MNVGDRVRVTSSVVVYHHPEYKKTAFDLQGMEGEVAAVLTEWQGRPISANLPVLVKFEQRFKAHFRPDEVTVIEP